tttggagaaacggtggaaaaaaaaattatagaaagaTGTatacttttttatgttttttttaagtttagagaTATGTATGGAATGCAATAAATAAGGGATAATTAATGAGATCCTACTcagaatattagcattaataaGTGTCTTTTTTGACCGTTAGATCTACATAAAtccaatgatttaaaaaatgtgtaacttgaacccatctcttaaataatttgataaattattttactataaacaCTTTAATTTGACCTTTTACTTATTGATGCTTAGTAATTAAATATGTATTATCTTTCCGTGCATTATAAGGGTTAACCaccaatatttatatatttatatgcgTTTGTGTCTTCCTGTCATGTCATAAACTATTAGCACATAGTGTggacattttcaaaataaatcatttttatttataaaaagtaaaaataacataatttcaTAGTTATTTAATTAGTCTTccaatttatcttttattcgtcacacacacatataaagagagatagagagggtGTTTGGTGTAAATTACACATTAGTTTTGTTCGAATATAGGATAAAAGACTTGAAAATGGTTTAATGtgacaatttttgttttcttcttaaGGAATTTATGGATGAATTAAGTCTTATTAAACAAGTGGATTTAATATGACTTGGTGTTAGCTAAAAGACTTGTACCTCAACTACTTAGTACCTTCTAGTATTTATAACAAAGATATCCCGGGCTCAAATCCCTCATTGTAATTATTAGGGGTGTCCAGACTCGACCGCGACCCGCCGGACCGACCAACCCGCCCAATCTCCACCCGATTTTAGCCCGAACTGATGCTCCCGTCGATTGGTTTCGGGTTTCCGCGCCCAAGGCCCGACGCTGGCGGGTCAAGTGGTgggttttcttctccaaaacttAAGCTACCCGACCTAACGGAGGTTATATGCAAATCTGGCAAAATCAGCTCAAATCCGAGGAGATCCAACGAGTTCTCAACCATATTTGGTGAGATTTAGCCAAATCCGGCCATCCTCAGCAGATTTCAGAGATTTTGGTGCAAATTTCGACGATTTTGATGCAGATTTGGTGAGTTTTTACATTTTCCGGCGATGATTTTGCAACTCCGGCAACAACTCGAAATCGACCGAACATACCTGATCTCCACTCAAACCCAAAACCGACTCGATTGATTGGCGTCGGTGGTCGGTTTCAGGTCACTCTTCTTTCCACCTGATGCCGCACGGGTCGAGTTCGGGCTGGGTCGAAAACCAACCTGACCCGACTCATGGACACCTctagtaattatatatatatatgtgaatgACTAGGTGCTAGTTGTCATTTTAGATTTATGATATCACAATTCTTTTTGTTTAGGCAAAATCTTCAAAACTCATATCATTAtgtgttattaaatttaaaacaagcACTTTATACTAGctattgttttttaattcccttaattttgaattcttaaATCCAAACTCAATCCTAGTGTAAATTTCCTCAATATTACAATAGTTAATAACTTTATATTGAATTCATTTTTGATAATCCTGAATCATATCGTCTCTCTCTACCCTCTATATTTGAAAAATACCAAGATGATTAGACATTAATAATtattcatttataaaatatttaaatttcaatttattttaaaattataaacaaaaatgaaaatatggatcaaataataaataatatctaatcaatataaaatttgaagtgcctgttaaaaacaaaataacatataATCTAATGGTAAGATTTTGGAAAATacttatccaataaaaaattattaggtaatGTAATACTATTAAGAATTATACGTTACAATTTTATTGACatccaaataaaataagacGTCAAATATGAGTCCagcttttaatctttttaaaaaaaaaaaaactcacacaaGAGGGAGAAGATGAGATCCtcacacaaaggcacaccacaatcAATTTACAAATGAGCAAAGAAGCAGAAgataacatttctttttcaacttACCATTTGAAGGTAGATTTTTTTTGGGCCCAAATCCAATTCTCCAATTTTCCCAATTTCAGTCTTGGGAAAATATTTAACACAACTTCGACTTTTTAGTTCTACTCGCAAGGGGGGGAAACTTATAAGGCATAATGCTCGACCATAACCATTAGAAGAGAGCAAGGGGGTATTAATAAAAGGGCATAATGCACGGCCACAGTTTCAATTCAACCATCACATCTGTAGTCACAGTAGCCCAAGCAATCTCAGCTCCAACCCAAACTATACAAAGGATTAGTCCATCAAAGAGACGTATATGCCACAAGCAAGCACATATCTATACCTCATGCCTGTATCCATCAACAACAAACTGAAAACATGGGTAGGTTCCTTCTATGCACCCCTGCACCTATAGCAGTGACTGGTGGTATAATGCCACAACATGGCTGAAGATGCAAACGGATGAAATGGCAATTGTTAAGACATATGAAGATCTGGTCATGTAATCAATAACAGATTCAGGAAGTTGACTATAGAAGTGCAACCATAGATTAAAATGGATAACAGATTTAGGACATATGAAGGTCTGGTCATGTAATGGTTGGCATCCATGTCAAATTAAGATACTTTTTAAGTAACAATATGACCAAATTCTCAGGTAGATCTAGTTTGAATTTGTACCATCATGTTTCAATACTGAACAAACAATCAATTTATGAAGAGAAAGGAAACAAAGTCATGTCCATCATCTCATTCATCAACAGAGACAAAATTACAACTgactgaagaagaaaagtagaCAACATAACAAATGCTTGCTAACAAAGGCAAAATGTGATCATATGGGCAACTCTATGCCCCTTTCCCTCCAAGCATGTCGAAAAAGGCAAGTTGGAAGTCTAAAGAAAATAACCCAAAACCTGACCACCCACATTCTTTTTAATTGCCTCTTCGTGATCCAAAACACCATCTGGAGTTGTGATTACAACATAACCCCACTGcacagagagagggagagacaaGTAATAAGATAAGTCAGAAGAAGAGGAATTTCATTCTTTCATAAACAAGTGAGATTTCATTAACACAAACATGGAGCCCATTCTTCCCCCAAGCCTTTTCCaatataaaaagggaaaatgagcATCCATGACAGAATGTTGAAAATCAAAATGTGACAAACCTGATGTGTTGGTAGCATACGCAATCTGTAATTTTCAATATCTCTTGCCTTGATATCCTGCCTGTAAGTGAGAGCCTTGCAATCTTTAACCCTGCCTTGTAGTTCAACTGTTATCCTCCCCACTCTATGCGGATCATAGACCTGATAATCCTTGATGTACCCTAAAATGGAAGGAGGAAATGCACATGTATAGTATCTGCTCCAATCCATGGGTAGCAAAGCTTTGCTGGTCTAGAGAAGGTGGCTTAAAAAACTTCCTAAACTGCCCCTACATAAGCATGGATTCATATAGAAGCAAAGGAACTATCTGAAAATGCCTAAGACTAACCTTTCATAAGCAGCTAGAGCTGCTGTGaggaaaattaaatgaaatcaTACTTCTGACCCCAATGAAACATAAGCAGCTATCCAATTAATCAAGTAAAATACAGGCACCTCCTCGTCTCCcatttatgtttatttactatttttagtAACTTCGGGTTTCTAATTATAATAGGGACCTCCCAAGGGTTCTAAACTAAATTATCTCCCTCTTACTTTATGGCAACTGTTTCAACCTCCCGTCTTTTAGGGATATTGGACAAAGAATAAGACTAAAGGCACCAGtacttgaaaaataataataaaacaagtaGAATTTTGGCTTGGACACAGTATATGAgctacttataaaaataaaaataataagtatACGAGCCCTAAATCAAATAGTACTTCCTCCTCCCACAATAGGTGGAGGATATGACAATGGGTTCAAAATTCACCAGATCAAGCATtaccaaaaatcaaacaaacttAGACCATAATTAGTTCAGAATAGAAACATATAGAAgtcaacaaaaacacacaaaataacAAACCTTGAATTGAGTGTTACAGCACTGGACTTCAAACTATATTAACATTGAAAAGAGAATCTAAAATGCTCTAAAATTCACATGAAATGAAACAGAACCATGATGCAATCCTCCACCACTCTATTTATAGTACCAGATTTCTAAAACAAACcccattaaaaattttatgggtAGGAATAAAATGGACAATCCACCATCCTTTTCCAATTCCAAACACTCTAATAACTCAGTGTCCACCATTTCTGGTAGCTCCAACATTATGACATCATAATTTGAAGTACCCACCGACCTTTTACCACTTCAGTAccaaaaaccaaacacaaatattataaataaaaactaaaccaTTGAAGTTGCAAAGATCCTTAATTTATACAAACCCACCACGAATTCAAATAATAAGGGACTCCGAAAGTATAAATGGGAAAATTTTATGGAAGCAATGGAAAAAGTAGAACTATAAAGAAAACCCATATCGGCAAAGAGAGGAATAGTACAGATTTACCTCGATCTTTCATGATCTTGAGAAAGGAAGAAATAACATTGGAGATAGGCTTCAACTCCACAGTTGCTTTTCCTCTCTTCTCCGCATTCACTATCGATCTCAACGCATCGTTCAATATCCTCCtccccatctctctctctctctctctctctctctctctctctctctctctaccctgAAAGCCTAAAACCCCTAAGTCGGACAGAGTCACACAGTGAGTTCTGCGAGGTTTgggggtttttgattttgagtGGCATTTTGGATATTCGAATAAATGGCATGGACATTTTCGACTGACAAACTGTCTCAGAGAGGAAAatgttatggttttttttttttttttttttttgatggcaTGGCTTCTGCCCAGTGTTTGGGCACGTGTCATAATCACAGCAGTCCCAGCGACGCTGGACCGAAGTCACGCTCTTTTTTGCttaatttatcaaatatatcaatttaataattttaatttacttttgttttgttttaattaattttatctttattattaacaatatgaaaataaaaaataaataaaaatgttatgtctataaaattttcacaacacttttacaacaaatcttaagtgataaATTATTATAGGTGGGCAAAAAAGCAATTTAAACtgtggattcaaattataatcaataacaatttgacatttataatttgctatgaaagtattgtaaaaatattataaatattgtatttctcataaaataaagatatatgATCTTGAATATTAACTTTAACTAGTCGCCAACTCGTGCGATGCACGAGattcttcaaaaagaaaaaaacaatattgcAATTATCATTTGCTGCACTAAATCAAAATGTCTCAAGACTCACTAATCAAATAATACAACTAAATGGAGAAGACCCAAGCATAACATAAAATCTTcactaattcaaatattaaatattgTCAAACCTAGTACATGCTTGTgcccaataaaaaattataaagacaAATAAGGGATAAAGAAATCTTGTATATCATCTCCATAAAAATACATACATGCCAAAAAGATTAATACCACTACCATAGGTCCATTGGCAATGAAGTTATTTTCATAGTTACATATATACtgtgaataaacaaataaacaaattgcaATAATGATTGCAAtcttattttcataataaataaatagaatatagTTAccaatgtcaaatttttttgctatgaCTCAAAAAGAGTAGAGAAAGAACATAATACAACAAATCTACATTATATAGAAGAgtacatcatatatttattcaacataaaacatagaGTTTTATAAAACATCTTTGCTTGCTCACATTTCCAACCACATCTCTTGTGCTTAGATACCATAGATATTGTTTTTTCAAAATCACGAATAGACTTTGCCAATAAAGCCTTCTCCATGTCAAACCCTTTTGCTTTGCCTTAAAATAGTTCCTAGAAAACAGCTGCTCTACCCAAGTTAGGGGCTTTGAGAACAGAAGAGTTATAGTATTTGAGAAAGTGCGATAACACACCACATTCTCCCTCAAATCTACATTTTAGTAGAAGGATCTCATTCCTAGCCAAatcatttttcctttaataccaagcaaaacaaaaacaaaaaactaaacgTATATTATGTCCAGATAAAAGCAATCCTTAAGATTATTAAAACCTGATGTCAGTAAGAGCACCTCAATGTTCCACACATTCAGCAACTATGCAACAATATTAGTtcctaaggaaaaaaaaaatgcacaaccCAAATATATAATCCAACAATATGCACAAAATGCTCTTCTTTTCTAATAAATCAGATCATTCACATAAGGCATAATAGAAATTAGAATTAGAAATCTGAATAAAGAAATACAAATAA
This DNA window, taken from Quercus robur chromosome 2, dhQueRobu3.1, whole genome shotgun sequence, encodes the following:
- the LOC126714291 gene encoding 40S ribosomal protein S15a-5; amino-acid sequence: MGRRILNDALRSIVNAEKRGKATVELKPISNVISSFLKIMKDRGYIKDYQVYDPHRVGRITVELQGRVKDCKALTYRQDIKARDIENYRLRMLPTHQWGYVVITTPDGVLDHEEAIKKNVGGQVLGYFL